The following coding sequences are from one Terriglobales bacterium window:
- a CDS encoding PAS domain S-box protein, with amino-acid sequence MRLVSLLLGIFLLLQSAAAAQTKPIRRILVLNETGTSSPGINLIDQGIRTSFDNSPYKIEFYLEYMETTLFPDPADQRRFREFYLRKYANRRPDVIITVGPAPLRFMIEAHQRSFPGVPVVFCLPNNVVPGRPEVGSDFTGVEGAIEPLETLDAATRLNPATRRVVVVAGTSPFDKEMLLAVKERLRSYTGPLEFSYLTDLDMPTLLERLKHLSGQTIVLQLGVARDAAGTRFASGTESAPMIAAAATVPVFSLVDVFFNHGEVGGKIFSLAEDGKVAGGLALRILNGERPQEIPIVQGGSRYMFDWRALKRWGLKEKNLPPGSIVINRPLSVWEAYKWYIIAGISLFLLQTLLIVALLWHRKKRKRAEAVLRESEGRFRRVANSAPVFIWMAGPDQSCTYVNQQWLDFTGRKEEEEVGTGWADGIHTDDLENALATYSEAFHRRQPFTMEYRLRRHDGVYRWILDTGAPIVNPDGSFSGYIGSAIDVTGRKLAEEALASIGGRLIAAQEEERTRIARELHDDINQQMAFLAISLDETRLHPPDSAVEMRKRSETFLKQASDISKSIQALSHRLHSSKLEYFGLVNAMQGFSHEFSDQHHVEIRFSHEQVPDSVPREVSLCLFRVMQAALSNAMKHSGVK; translated from the coding sequence TTGAGACTGGTATCGCTGCTTCTTGGAATCTTTTTACTCCTGCAAAGCGCTGCCGCAGCCCAGACTAAACCAATCCGTCGGATTCTAGTTCTGAACGAGACGGGTACTTCGTCTCCTGGTATCAACCTTATCGACCAGGGGATCCGTACAAGTTTTGACAATTCACCATACAAGATCGAGTTCTATCTCGAGTACATGGAGACGACGCTGTTCCCCGATCCAGCGGACCAGCGGCGATTTCGCGAGTTCTACCTTCGTAAGTATGCAAATCGCAGACCAGACGTGATCATCACCGTCGGGCCGGCTCCACTGCGCTTCATGATCGAAGCACACCAGAGATCCTTTCCCGGTGTTCCAGTCGTTTTTTGCCTGCCTAATAACGTCGTGCCTGGGCGTCCCGAAGTGGGTTCTGATTTTACGGGGGTCGAGGGTGCTATCGAACCCCTTGAGACCCTGGACGCGGCAACGCGCCTCAACCCCGCCACAAGGCGTGTCGTCGTGGTTGCGGGCACTTCCCCTTTTGATAAAGAAATGCTATTGGCAGTCAAAGAACGACTGCGCAGTTATACGGGCCCCCTTGAATTTTCATACCTTACAGACCTCGATATGCCCACTCTACTGGAGCGCCTGAAGCATCTGTCGGGTCAAACTATCGTCCTCCAACTTGGTGTGGCACGGGATGCAGCAGGCACACGGTTCGCTAGCGGGACCGAATCGGCCCCGATGATTGCCGCGGCGGCCACTGTCCCGGTGTTTAGTTTGGTTGATGTCTTCTTCAATCATGGCGAAGTAGGAGGTAAGATCTTCAGCCTCGCTGAGGACGGAAAAGTCGCCGGAGGCTTGGCGCTGAGAATACTGAATGGCGAAAGGCCTCAAGAGATTCCCATTGTTCAGGGCGGAAGTAGATATATGTTCGATTGGCGAGCCCTCAAACGTTGGGGCTTGAAAGAGAAGAACCTTCCGCCCGGCAGCATCGTAATCAATAGGCCGCTCTCGGTTTGGGAAGCATACAAGTGGTACATCATCGCCGGCATTTCTCTTTTCCTATTACAGACTCTGCTAATCGTGGCGCTCCTGTGGCATCGTAAGAAGAGGAAAAGAGCGGAGGCAGTCTTGCGCGAAAGCGAAGGGCGCTTTCGTCGGGTAGCGAACTCCGCTCCTGTGTTCATCTGGATGGCTGGTCCCGACCAATCGTGTACCTATGTCAACCAACAGTGGCTTGACTTCACCGGTCGGAAGGAGGAAGAGGAGGTTGGCACAGGGTGGGCGGATGGAATTCACACCGACGATTTGGAGAATGCTCTGGCTACCTATAGTGAAGCCTTCCACCGGCGGCAGCCATTCACCATGGAGTATCGCTTGCGCCGCCACGACGGCGTGTATCGCTGGATATTGGATACTGGAGCACCGATCGTCAATCCAGACGGCTCGTTTTCCGGCTATATCGGTTCGGCGATCGACGTTACAGGGCGCAAGCTGGCGGAAGAAGCTCTGGCGAGTATCGGTGGGCGCCTGATCGCGGCACAGGAAGAAGAGCGGACTCGAATTGCGCGCGAACTGCACGACGACATCAACCAGCAAATGGCATTCTTGGCGATCTCACTCGATGAAACCAGGCTGCATCCGCCCGACTCTGCTGTTGAAATGCGCAAGCGCAGTGAAACTTTCTTAAAACAGGCCTCTGACATATCAAAGAGTATTCAGGCTCTTTCTCACCGGCTGCATTCTTCCAAGCTTGAGTACTTTGGCCTGGTGAATGCCATGCAGGGATTCAGCCACGAGTTTTCTGATCAGCATCACGTTGAAATCAGGTTCTCACATGAACAAGTGCCGGATTCTGTGCCGAGGGAAGTCTCGCTATGCCTGTTTCGGGTGATGCAGGCTGCCTTGTCGAATGCGATGAAACACAGCGGCGTAAAA
- a CDS encoding TonB-dependent receptor: MNEGFSLRLPWKHFCLCVAVTVITFALAAPGRCQTASTGAVTGITSDSSGAILPDVNITLTRENSGEMRSATSDDEGRFGVLLLSPGAYDLKAEKSNFEPLTLSNLPIVVTETLRVQVRMYVARRIERVEVSANSAVVQTDTSALGRLLDHTAISSLPLVTRNFTQITGLSPGVNVGVYNAGELGNGGTALSQLGKSTDGVYVHGARSYDNNWQLDGISVSDVQGAGAISGGIPIPNPDTLEEFKVQTALYDAAFGRGVGANVSVITKTGTNGYHGKIFEFLRNDFLNANDFFLNKTGQRRPELKQNQFGSAIGGPIQKDKLFFFASYQGMRQVNGLASGQTRIACTASLSEPPITDDRSRAALGKLFGGMKGALGGVALMPDGSNINPAALALLNFKLPDGTFLIPTPQTVNPSKPFASSGFSTFAQPCDYVEDQGLGNIDSIISEKSRLAGRFFIAHSNQSVTFPGGALNPMGNIRGFTSPGNSDFVVSSLAHTYILSNAMLNEARIGFVRISTKTGADAPFKWSDVGVLESAMNGNDQLPSLSILGSVSMASVLPRTYTQNSFVVSDVFSLLKGPHALKFGGGLTRLQTNLDFAGFGSFVQFLSWPDFLLGLDGNSNGTGTFSNVSASSDAFGLFNREFRVWEGSAFAQDDFRITKALTLNVGLRYERIGQFGDKLGRNSSFDVSKANRNPPTSGTLDGYIVPSNFPGAVPVGVTQVNNTFGTYGEGQNAIAPRIGFAWQILPSTSRFTLRGGYGTYYSRPIGQTAGQSILAAPFALTRFVSGPANAGATFQAPFAQPFPTPASFPLFVPYSPNTAGAVSVLSPHFRPAVIQQFSVNLQAELHDGWLLETGYVGTRGIHLQRFLSLNQALNASPGNPINGAISNTLSNIQLRVPIPGIRADSLREQESEGSSWYNGFETSLTKRLSHGLQFLASYTFSKVLDTDGADVNSTSTGNALTLGDQNSPHQRWGRASFDRTHRFVFSSTWITPTPPRGLLRAILGNWSGSAIVTIQSGTALTIANTNSTNVFGISQDRAQLSPTCLTSQVVKGGSVQSKLGGYFNAACFTKPPIIGADGIGTGFGNSATGIVDGPGQANLDIAASKTVPLNRLHEKSKLQFRAEFYNALNHPQFANPDTNFASSTFGVISATAVNPRVGQLALIYSF; this comes from the coding sequence ATGAACGAGGGCTTCAGTCTGCGACTCCCATGGAAGCATTTTTGTCTTTGCGTTGCTGTGACCGTTATCACCTTTGCGCTCGCGGCGCCAGGCCGCTGCCAGACCGCATCCACCGGCGCAGTCACTGGAATCACGTCGGACTCATCCGGTGCGATCTTGCCGGATGTGAACATCACGTTAACCAGGGAAAATAGTGGCGAAATGAGATCGGCCACTTCTGACGACGAAGGAAGATTTGGAGTCCTCCTACTCTCTCCGGGCGCCTACGATCTAAAAGCTGAGAAATCCAATTTCGAACCGCTGACACTCTCCAACCTTCCCATAGTCGTAACGGAAACACTTCGAGTTCAAGTCCGCATGTATGTCGCTCGACGCATCGAGCGTGTCGAAGTATCTGCCAACTCAGCGGTGGTCCAGACGGATACTTCTGCGCTAGGACGACTGCTCGACCACACAGCAATCAGCAGCCTGCCATTGGTCACAAGAAACTTCACTCAGATAACCGGACTGTCTCCGGGAGTTAACGTCGGTGTTTACAACGCCGGAGAACTTGGGAATGGGGGAACCGCCCTTTCACAACTGGGAAAGTCTACCGACGGGGTTTACGTGCACGGAGCACGGTCCTATGACAACAACTGGCAATTAGACGGGATCAGCGTCAGCGACGTCCAAGGCGCGGGCGCAATAAGCGGCGGCATCCCGATTCCGAACCCCGACACTCTGGAAGAGTTCAAGGTGCAAACTGCGCTCTACGATGCGGCATTCGGGCGCGGAGTGGGGGCCAATGTCAGCGTGATCACGAAGACGGGCACCAACGGTTACCACGGCAAGATCTTCGAGTTCCTGCGCAACGATTTTCTAAACGCGAACGATTTCTTTTTGAACAAAACCGGTCAGCGGCGTCCGGAGCTCAAGCAGAACCAGTTCGGGAGCGCAATTGGTGGGCCGATTCAAAAAGACAAACTGTTTTTCTTCGCATCCTACCAGGGAATGCGGCAGGTTAACGGCCTAGCCTCTGGTCAAACCAGGATCGCCTGTACCGCAAGTTTAAGCGAGCCGCCTATAACCGATGACAGATCGCGGGCAGCCCTGGGAAAATTATTCGGTGGAATGAAGGGGGCCTTGGGAGGTGTGGCGCTCATGCCAGACGGCTCAAATATCAACCCCGCAGCCTTGGCACTGTTGAATTTCAAACTTCCTGATGGCACCTTCCTGATTCCGACACCACAGACGGTAAACCCCTCGAAGCCATTTGCAAGCAGTGGCTTTTCAACCTTCGCACAACCCTGCGATTACGTGGAAGACCAGGGATTAGGAAATATAGATTCCATCATTTCGGAGAAGAGCCGACTTGCCGGGCGTTTTTTTATTGCACACAGCAACCAGTCGGTTACGTTTCCCGGCGGGGCTCTGAACCCGATGGGGAACATTCGGGGATTCACTAGTCCGGGCAATTCCGATTTTGTTGTTTCCTCGCTGGCTCACACCTACATCCTGAGTAACGCCATGTTAAACGAGGCCAGAATTGGTTTCGTTCGCATAAGCACCAAAACGGGGGCCGATGCTCCATTCAAATGGTCGGACGTCGGCGTGTTGGAAAGTGCCATGAATGGAAATGACCAACTGCCGAGCTTGAGTATTCTCGGTTCCGTCAGCATGGCCAGCGTGCTTCCTCGAACTTATACGCAGAACAGCTTCGTGGTTAGCGACGTTTTTAGCCTATTGAAAGGGCCCCACGCCTTGAAATTCGGGGGGGGACTTACGCGATTGCAGACTAACCTTGACTTTGCGGGTTTCGGCTCCTTTGTCCAGTTTCTCAGCTGGCCGGACTTTCTCCTCGGCCTCGATGGAAACAGCAACGGCACCGGAACTTTCAGCAATGTCTCTGCGTCTTCCGATGCTTTTGGTCTCTTTAATCGCGAGTTCAGGGTGTGGGAAGGCTCTGCGTTCGCACAGGACGACTTTCGGATTACCAAAGCACTCACTTTAAACGTCGGTTTGCGCTACGAACGAATCGGGCAATTCGGAGATAAGCTGGGTCGGAACTCGAGCTTCGATGTCAGCAAGGCCAATCGAAACCCACCAACCAGTGGAACTCTCGATGGCTACATCGTTCCCTCCAATTTTCCGGGCGCTGTACCTGTGGGAGTCACTCAGGTTAACAACACCTTTGGAACGTATGGTGAGGGGCAAAACGCCATCGCACCTCGAATCGGTTTTGCATGGCAGATCCTGCCAAGCACCAGTCGGTTCACTCTGAGGGGAGGGTATGGCACCTATTACTCTCGTCCGATCGGCCAGACGGCTGGTCAGTCCATTCTAGCCGCGCCCTTTGCCTTAACTCGATTCGTCTCCGGACCCGCGAATGCAGGAGCGACATTTCAAGCACCGTTCGCCCAGCCCTTTCCAACTCCGGCTTCTTTTCCGCTGTTTGTACCGTATTCTCCGAACACCGCCGGAGCGGTCTCTGTTCTGTCACCCCACTTTCGCCCTGCAGTGATTCAACAGTTTTCCGTAAACCTCCAGGCAGAATTGCATGATGGTTGGCTGCTTGAGACCGGATACGTTGGTACGCGGGGAATACACCTGCAACGCTTTCTTTCCTTGAATCAGGCGCTGAATGCCTCCCCTGGCAATCCGATCAATGGCGCAATCTCTAACACGTTGTCCAACATCCAATTACGAGTTCCCATTCCAGGAATACGAGCTGACTCTCTTCGTGAGCAGGAATCTGAGGGCAGCTCCTGGTACAACGGCTTTGAGACAAGTCTGACAAAACGCTTAAGCCACGGCCTTCAATTCCTGGCTTCTTACACTTTCTCAAAAGTCCTGGACACCGATGGTGCGGATGTTAACTCAACCTCCACAGGCAATGCCCTGACACTTGGAGACCAAAATTCTCCTCACCAGAGATGGGGAAGAGCGAGTTTCGATCGCACGCATCGTTTTGTTTTTAGCAGCACGTGGATAACGCCAACGCCGCCTCGCGGCCTCTTGCGAGCGATCCTGGGCAACTGGTCTGGCTCGGCAATCGTAACCATTCAGTCGGGTACGGCTCTTACGATCGCCAATACAAACTCCACCAATGTTTTCGGCATCAGCCAGGACCGTGCGCAACTGAGCCCCACATGTTTGACGAGTCAAGTGGTGAAGGGCGGCTCGGTGCAGTCAAAGCTCGGTGGCTACTTTAATGCGGCCTGCTTCACAAAACCGCCGATTATCGGTGCGGATGGCATCGGCACCGGCTTTGGCAACAGCGCGACGGGAATCGTAGACGGTCCTGGGCAAGCAAACCTTGAC